In the Azospirillum humicireducens genome, GATCGAATTCTTCTCAGAAGAAATCCCCGCCCGCATGCAGGCGCGGGCCGCCGACGACCTGAAGCGCCTCGTCACCGACAAGCTGGCGGCGAACGGCCTGACCTTCACGACGGCCAATGCCCATTCCACCCCGCGCCGTCTGGCGCTGGTGGTCGACGGGCTGCCGGAACGCACCGCCGACGTGCGCGAGGAGAAGAAGGGTCCGCGCGTCGGCTCGCCGGAGCAGGCGGTCGCCGGCTTCCTGAAGTCGGCCGGCCTCGACAGCCTCGACCAGTGCGAGCAGCGCGACACCGGCAAGGGCGTCTTCTACTTCGCGGTGACCGAGAAGAAGGGCCGCGAGACCGCCGAGGTGCTGGCGGAGATCATCCCCGCCGCCATGGCCGAGCTGCCCTGGCCGAAATCGATGCGCTGGGGCACCGGCACCGTGCGCTGGGTCCGTCCGCTGCACTCGATCATCGCCCTGTTCGGCGGGCGCGTGCTCGACGGCGGCTATGACATCGGCGGCACCCAGGGCCGCATCGCCTTCGGCAACGCCACCCGCGGCCACCGCTTCCTGGCGCCCGACGCCTTCACGGTGGAGAGCTTCGCCGACTACAAGGAGAAGCTGCGCGCCGCCAAGGTCGTGCTCGACCGCGAGGAGCGCAAGGCAAAGATCAAGGCCGATGCCGAGGCGTTGGCCGCCGCGCAGGGCCTGACCCTGTCGCCCGACGACGCGCTGCTGGAGGAGGTCGCCGGCCTCGTCGAATGGCCGGTCGTGCTGATGGGCGGCATCGACGAGAGCTTCATGGACGTGCCGTCGGAGGTCCTCATCACCTCCATGCGCACCCACCAGAAGTATTTCGCCGTGCTGGACGCCGCCGGCAAGATGGCGCCGCGCTTCATCGTCGTGGCGAACACCGAGACGCTGGACGGCGGCAAGGCCGTCGTCGCCGGCAACGAGCGCGTTCTGCGCGCCCGCCTGTCCGACGCCAAGTTCTTCTGGGACCAGGACCGCAAGACCAAGCTGGAAGCCCGCGTCCCGGCGCTGGAGAAGATCACTTTCCACGCCAAGCTGGGCACGGTGGCCGAGAAGGTCACACGCGTGCAGCTGCTGGCCGCCGAGATCGCCCGCGCCATCGGCGCCGACAGCGACGCCGCCAGCCGCGCCGCCCTGCTCTGCAAGGCCGATCTGGTGACCGAGGTGGTCGGCGAGTTCCCCGAGGTGCAGGGGATCATGGGCCGCTACTATGCGCTGGGCCAGGGCGAGAGCGCCGACGTCGCCAACGCGATTGCCGACCACTACAAGCCGCTGGGTCCGTCGGACAGCTGCCCGACCGCCCCGGTTTCGGTGGCGGTGGCGCTGGCCGACAAGATCGACACGCTGGTCGGCTTCTTCGCCATCGACGAGAAGCCGACGGGCTCGAAGGACCCCTACGCGCTGCGCCGCGCCGCGCTGGGCGTGATCCGGCTGGTGCTGGAGAACGGCCTGCGGGTAAAGCTCTCCGAGGTGTTTGCAGCGGCTCACGGCGCCTACACGGTCAGCGGCTTCGCCCCGGCCGGCAGCGTCGGCGGCGACCTGATGTCCTTCTTCGCCGACCGCCTGAAGGTGGTGCTGCGCGAGCAGGGCGTCCGTCACGATCTGGTGGATGCCGTGTTCGCGCTCGGCGGCGAGGACGATCTGGTGCGGCTGCTGGCCCGCGTGAAGGCTCTGCAAGCCTTCGTCGGCTCCGACGAGGGCGCCAACCTGGCAGCGGCCTACAAGCGCGCCTCCAACATCGTCCGCATCGAGGAGAAGAAGGACGGCGCGAGCTTCGATCAACCGGTCGATGCCGCCCGTCTGGCCCAGGACGAGGAAAAGGCGCTGTTCGCCGCGCTGAACGAGGCCTCGGCCGCCGCCAAGCCGCTGCTGGACGCGGAGGACTTCACCGGCACCATGGCGGCGCTGGCGAAGCTGCGCGGTCCGGTCGACGCCTTCTTCGACAAGGTCACGGTGAATGCGGAGGACAAGGACCTGCGCGCCAACCGCCTGCGCCTGCTGACGCAGATCCGCACGACTCTGAACGCGGTCGCCGACTTCTCGAAGATCGAGGGCTGAGTGCGGAGGGGGCGCTCGCGCCCCCTTCTGCCCGTTTGCGCCGGCAAATCCGCACAAATGCGTGCGTCACAAGGCCGCCGATACAGGCGGGCGGCCATTTAACCTCTTCCCCGTTCCGCGTTGCCCTCCCATTTGCTAGACAGACAGGAGACCAACCGGAGAGCCTGATGACCGTTTCGCCGAACGACCAGCACCGGACGGATCCGTCCGGGGTCCTGAACCTGCTGGACGACCTGATCGCCAAGGCGCGCGCCGCCGGGGCGGATGCCGCCGACGCCGTGCTGTTCGACAGCGCGTCCGTGTCCCTCGCCCAGCGGCTGGGCAAGACCGAAAAGCTGGAGCGGTCCGAATCCGGCGACCTCGGCCTTCGGGTGTTCGTCGGCAAGCGGCAGGCCATCGTCTCTTCCACCGACCGCAGCGCCAAGGCGCTGGGCGAACTGGTCGAGCGCGCCATCGCCATGGCCCGCGTCGTGCCGGAAGACGGCTTCGCCGGCATCGCCGATCCCGAACAGCTGTCCCGCAGCTGGCCCGACCTCGACATCTGCGACACCGAGGAACCGTCCTCGGAAACGCTGATCGAGCGCGCCCGCATCGCCGAAGAGGCGGCGATGGCGGTCGAGGGCGTCACCAATTCCGAAGGCGCCGATGCCAGCTGGAGCCGCTCGACCATCGCGATTGCCGCGTCCAACGGCTTCGCCGGCAGCTATGGCGTGTCGCGCCAATCACTGTCGGCCTCGGTCATCGTCGGGACCGGGACGGGGATGGAGCGCGACTATGATTATGACAGCAAGGTCTATGGCGCCGACCTGCGCGATGCCGCCGAGATCGGCCGCGAGGCCGGCGAGCGTGCCGTCCGCCGCCTGAACCCGCGGCGGGTCAAAAGCTGCAAGGTGCCGGTGTTCTTCGACCCGCGGGTGTCGCGCGGCCTGCTCGGCCACCTGACCGGCGCCATCAGCGGCCCCAGCATCGCGCGGGGCACCAGCTTCCTGAAGGACAAGATGGGGCAGCGCATCTTCGCGCCCTCCATCACCATCATCGACGATCCGCATGTGAAGCGCGGCCTGCGCTCCCGCCCCTTCGATGCGGAAGGCGTCGAGGTGACGCGCCGCACCCTGATCGAGGACGGCGTGCTGACCACCTGGCTGCTCGATTTGCGGTCGGCCCGGCAACTCGGCCTGCAGACCACCGGCCACGCCGCCCGCGGCACCTCCGGCCCGCCCGGCCCGGCCCCGGCCAACGTCTATATGGCCGCCGGCAAGCGCAGCCGCGCCGACATGCTGGCGGAGATCAAGGACGGCTTCTACGTCACCGACCTGATGGGCATGGGCGTCAACGGCGTGACCGGCGATTACAGCCGCGGTGCAGGCGGTTTCTGGATCGAGAATGGCCAGCTCGCCTATCCGGTCAACGAGATCACCATCGCCGGCAACCTCAAGGACATGTTCCTGAACATGGAGGCCGCCGACGACCTGGAGCTGCGCTTCGGCATGGATGCGCCGACCGTGCGCATCGACGGCATGACCATCGCGGGCATGTAAACGGCCGGGCGGAGAATATCTCCGCCCGCCTCTTCATCACTTGGCATCGTTCTTGCGCAGACAGCGGGCAACCCAAGGCGGGTTCGCCCGCTTTTTGTGCTGCATTTCCGCCACGACGCCTACCCAAACGTCAGCCACGCCCTTGCGCATATCCGCCCAATCTGATAGCAATTTGCCGCTTTTTTGGGCGGCTTGCTGAAGGTTTATGCAAATGGATGCGACAAAGACGGGTGGCGACGTCCTTTTCGTGCTGATGGGCGCGGTGATGGTGCTGGCGATGCACTGTGGCTTCGCCCTGCTGGAGGTCGGGACGGTCCGGCGCAAGAATCAGGTCAACGCGCTGGTGAAGATCCTGTCGGACTTCGCCATGTCGACCATCGCCTATTTCTTCATCGGCTACACCGTCGCCTACGGCATCGACTTCTTCACCGACGCCCACACGCTGGTCGGCAAGGGAAGCGGCGGATTCGCGGCCTACGGCTACGATCTGGTGAAGTTCTTCTTCCTGGCGACCTTCGCCGCCGCGGTGCCGGCCATCGTGTCGGGCGGCATCGCCGAGCGTGCCCGCTTCTGGCCGCAGGCCGGAGCAACGCTGGCGCTGATCGCGCTGTTCTATCCGCTGATGGAAGGCACGGTGTGGGGAACCCGTTTCGGCCTGCAAAGCTGGATGACGGCGACCTTCGGCCAGCCCTTCCACGACTTCGCCGGATCGGTGGTGGTCCATGCCTTCGGCGGCTGGGTGGCGCTGGGTGCCGTGCTGAATCTCGGCAACCGCCGCGGCCGTTACCGTGCCAACGGGTCGCTGGTCGCCATTCCGCCGTCGAACATCCCCTTCCTGGCGCTGGGCGCCTGGGTGCTGTGCGTGGGCTGGTTCGGCTTCAACGTGATGAGCGCGCAGGTGTTGGACGGCGTGACCGGTCTGGTCGCGCTGAATTCGCTGATGGCAATGGTCGGCGGCATCGTCACCTCGCTGGTCATCAGCCGCACCGACCCCGGCTTCGTCCACAACGGCGCGCTGGCCGGTCTGGTGGCGGTCTGCGCCGGCTCCGATGTCATGCACCCGCTGGGCGCTCTGATCACCGGCGGCGTCGCCGGCCTGCTGTTCGTCTGGGCCTTCAACAAGTGCCAGATCGACTGGAAGATCGACGACGTTCTGGGTGTCTGGCCGCTGCACGGGCTGTGCGGCCTGACCGGCGGCCTGCTGGCCGGCGTGTTCGGGCAGGAGGCGCTGGGCGGCCTGGGCGGGGTGTCGATCCTCAGCCAGATCGTCGGGACGCTGGGCGGCGCCGGCTTCGGATTCGCCGCCGGTCTGGCGGTCTACGGCCTGCTGCGCGTCACCGTCGGCATCCGCCTCGACCCCGAACAGGAGTACAAAGGCGCCGACCTGTCGTTGCACCACATCACCGCCTACCCGGAAGAGGATGCGCCGGGTATGTAATGCGCGGCGCACAACTCCGCCGCCCCTTGGCCGACTCTTGCTTTGCCGGGGCGGCGGCTTTAGTGTCCGGCGCGAACTCCTCCCCCTCACGACGCCG is a window encoding:
- the glyS gene encoding glycine--tRNA ligase subunit beta, giving the protein MTELLIEFFSEEIPARMQARAADDLKRLVTDKLAANGLTFTTANAHSTPRRLALVVDGLPERTADVREEKKGPRVGSPEQAVAGFLKSAGLDSLDQCEQRDTGKGVFYFAVTEKKGRETAEVLAEIIPAAMAELPWPKSMRWGTGTVRWVRPLHSIIALFGGRVLDGGYDIGGTQGRIAFGNATRGHRFLAPDAFTVESFADYKEKLRAAKVVLDREERKAKIKADAEALAAAQGLTLSPDDALLEEVAGLVEWPVVLMGGIDESFMDVPSEVLITSMRTHQKYFAVLDAAGKMAPRFIVVANTETLDGGKAVVAGNERVLRARLSDAKFFWDQDRKTKLEARVPALEKITFHAKLGTVAEKVTRVQLLAAEIARAIGADSDAASRAALLCKADLVTEVVGEFPEVQGIMGRYYALGQGESADVANAIADHYKPLGPSDSCPTAPVSVAVALADKIDTLVGFFAIDEKPTGSKDPYALRRAALGVIRLVLENGLRVKLSEVFAAAHGAYTVSGFAPAGSVGGDLMSFFADRLKVVLREQGVRHDLVDAVFALGGEDDLVRLLARVKALQAFVGSDEGANLAAAYKRASNIVRIEEKKDGASFDQPVDAARLAQDEEKALFAALNEASAAAKPLLDAEDFTGTMAALAKLRGPVDAFFDKVTVNAEDKDLRANRLRLLTQIRTTLNAVADFSKIEG
- a CDS encoding TldD/PmbA family protein, whose translation is MTVSPNDQHRTDPSGVLNLLDDLIAKARAAGADAADAVLFDSASVSLAQRLGKTEKLERSESGDLGLRVFVGKRQAIVSSTDRSAKALGELVERAIAMARVVPEDGFAGIADPEQLSRSWPDLDICDTEEPSSETLIERARIAEEAAMAVEGVTNSEGADASWSRSTIAIAASNGFAGSYGVSRQSLSASVIVGTGTGMERDYDYDSKVYGADLRDAAEIGREAGERAVRRLNPRRVKSCKVPVFFDPRVSRGLLGHLTGAISGPSIARGTSFLKDKMGQRIFAPSITIIDDPHVKRGLRSRPFDAEGVEVTRRTLIEDGVLTTWLLDLRSARQLGLQTTGHAARGTSGPPGPAPANVYMAAGKRSRADMLAEIKDGFYVTDLMGMGVNGVTGDYSRGAGGFWIENGQLAYPVNEITIAGNLKDMFLNMEAADDLELRFGMDAPTVRIDGMTIAGM
- a CDS encoding ammonium transporter; this encodes MDATKTGGDVLFVLMGAVMVLAMHCGFALLEVGTVRRKNQVNALVKILSDFAMSTIAYFFIGYTVAYGIDFFTDAHTLVGKGSGGFAAYGYDLVKFFFLATFAAAVPAIVSGGIAERARFWPQAGATLALIALFYPLMEGTVWGTRFGLQSWMTATFGQPFHDFAGSVVVHAFGGWVALGAVLNLGNRRGRYRANGSLVAIPPSNIPFLALGAWVLCVGWFGFNVMSAQVLDGVTGLVALNSLMAMVGGIVTSLVISRTDPGFVHNGALAGLVAVCAGSDVMHPLGALITGGVAGLLFVWAFNKCQIDWKIDDVLGVWPLHGLCGLTGGLLAGVFGQEALGGLGGVSILSQIVGTLGGAGFGFAAGLAVYGLLRVTVGIRLDPEQEYKGADLSLHHITAYPEEDAPGM